One Bosea sp. 685 DNA segment encodes these proteins:
- a CDS encoding TRAP transporter substrate-binding protein: protein MSPTRREITASLLAAPALLSTRTAHAAGRPVTVASLFGEDKPETRVWRKIAEILNRTAPGRFDLRIVGNAALGGEKEVAEGVRLGSVQASLSTISALSGWVPDSQILDLPFLFRDRGHLKRVLAGPLGDELKGKFEGQGFVVLGFINYGARHLLAKEPITTPAGIKGKRIRVIQSPLHTELWSGLGAYPTPIPIPETYNALKTGVVDCMDLTKSAYVGFKLHEVVPYLIETGHIWASGVIYVSAAFWKGLSAEDKAALSAAATEGVGYFDDLIIADEEASMAKAAAEGGKVVQPQDRPAWEEGARKVWISFAPKLGGIDKIEAVAKSA, encoded by the coding sequence ATGTCGCCGACCCGCCGCGAGATCACGGCTAGCCTGTTGGCCGCGCCCGCGCTGCTGTCCACCCGCACGGCCCATGCCGCCGGCCGGCCCGTGACGGTCGCCTCGCTCTTCGGCGAGGACAAGCCTGAGACCAGGGTCTGGCGGAAGATCGCCGAGATCCTGAACCGGACCGCACCCGGCCGCTTCGATCTGCGCATCGTCGGCAATGCTGCGCTGGGCGGCGAGAAGGAGGTCGCCGAGGGCGTCCGGCTTGGTTCGGTCCAGGCCTCGCTCTCGACGATCTCGGCCTTGTCGGGCTGGGTTCCCGACAGCCAGATCCTCGATCTACCCTTCCTGTTCCGCGACCGGGGCCATCTCAAGCGTGTGCTGGCGGGACCGCTTGGCGACGAGCTCAAGGGCAAGTTCGAGGGGCAGGGCTTCGTCGTGCTCGGCTTCATCAATTACGGCGCACGCCATCTCCTGGCCAAGGAGCCGATCACTACGCCCGCAGGCATCAAGGGCAAGCGCATCCGCGTGATCCAGAGCCCGCTGCACACGGAGCTCTGGTCGGGGCTCGGCGCCTACCCGACGCCGATCCCGATCCCCGAGACCTACAACGCGCTGAAGACCGGCGTGGTCGATTGCATGGACCTGACCAAATCGGCCTATGTCGGCTTCAAGCTGCACGAGGTCGTGCCCTATCTGATCGAGACCGGCCATATCTGGGCCTCGGGCGTGATCTATGTCTCGGCCGCGTTCTGGAAGGGACTTTCAGCCGAAGACAAGGCGGCGCTGTCGGCCGCCGCCACTGAGGGCGTTGGCTATTTCGACGATCTGATCATTGCCGACGAGGAGGCCTCGATGGCGAAGGCTGCGGCGGAAGGCGGCAAGGTCGTGCAGCCGCAGGACCGGCCAGCCTGGGAGGAGGGCGCGCGCAAGGTCTGGATCTCGTTTGCGCCCAAGCTCGGCGGCATCGACAAGATCGAGGCGGTAGCGAAGAGCGCGTGA
- a CDS encoding NAD(P)-binding domain-containing protein produces the protein MAEIKTIAIIGAGPVGLAAAAHATERGLRPVVLEQGSAVGHAVRHWAHVPMFSPWAFNIDGAAERLLVASGWSRPDPGGYPTGGELIDRYLAPLAQHTALRGAIHFEARVLSVTRSGFDKVRTAGRDSAPFALRYGSGTGEKTLLADAVIDASGTWFSPNPAGSGGLTALGEREAAAAISYGMPDVLGEARARHAGKRIAVLGSGHSAIGTLIALADLQASAPETRIVWLYRGAMLSKAFGGGAADQLTARGELGTRIAKLVERGLIAVETDFQLERAERGEASLHLVAVNGGGRDVTVDELIVATGFRPDLAWLRELRVELDPALECPPALAPLIDPNAHSCGTVRPHGAVELAHPEPDFYIAGMKAYGRAPTFLLATGHEQVRSIVAEIAGDHAAARRVELMLPETGVCSTRPGGPAVADSGCCGGPAPAAVDACCADDARAKASGEAGCGCGGTPVRSAAHEVAEV, from the coding sequence ATGGCGGAGATCAAGACCATTGCGATCATCGGGGCAGGGCCGGTTGGGCTGGCGGCGGCGGCCCATGCCACCGAACGCGGCCTGAGACCGGTCGTGCTGGAGCAGGGCAGTGCGGTTGGGCATGCCGTGCGGCATTGGGCGCATGTGCCGATGTTCTCGCCCTGGGCTTTCAACATCGATGGCGCGGCGGAGCGGCTGCTGGTCGCGTCCGGCTGGAGCCGTCCAGATCCGGGCGGATACCCGACCGGCGGCGAGCTGATCGATCGCTATCTTGCACCCTTGGCGCAACACACGGCGCTGCGCGGTGCGATCCATTTCGAGGCGCGCGTGCTCTCCGTGACCCGGTCCGGTTTCGACAAGGTCCGGACGGCCGGGCGTGATTCCGCGCCCTTTGCTCTGCGTTATGGCAGTGGAACCGGCGAGAAAACCCTGCTGGCGGACGCCGTGATCGACGCCTCCGGCACCTGGTTCTCGCCCAACCCGGCTGGCTCGGGTGGGCTGACGGCGCTCGGGGAGCGCGAGGCCGCTGCTGCGATCAGCTACGGTATGCCCGATGTGCTCGGCGAAGCGCGGGCGCGCCATGCCGGCAAGCGGATTGCGGTTTTGGGCAGCGGACATTCCGCCATCGGCACGCTGATCGCGCTCGCCGATCTGCAGGCGAGTGCGCCCGAAACCCGGATCGTCTGGCTTTATCGCGGCGCCATGCTGTCCAAGGCCTTTGGGGGTGGGGCGGCCGATCAGTTGACCGCGCGCGGCGAACTGGGCACGCGCATCGCAAAGCTCGTCGAGCGCGGCCTGATCGCAGTCGAGACGGACTTCCAGCTCGAACGGGCCGAACGGGGGGAGGCCAGTCTGCATCTTGTGGCGGTCAATGGTGGCGGACGCGATGTGACGGTCGACGAGTTGATCGTCGCGACCGGGTTCCGGCCCGATCTCGCTTGGCTGCGTGAACTCAGGGTCGAGCTCGATCCGGCGCTGGAATGCCCACCCGCCCTTGCGCCCCTGATCGATCCCAACGCACATTCCTGCGGCACGGTGCGTCCACATGGTGCGGTCGAACTCGCCCATCCCGAGCCCGACTTCTACATAGCGGGCATGAAGGCTTATGGCCGGGCGCCGACTTTCCTGCTGGCCACCGGCCATGAACAGGTCCGCTCGATCGTGGCCGAGATCGCGGGCGATCACGCGGCGGCGCGGCGAGTCGAGCTCATGCTGCCCGAAACCGGCGTCTGCAGCACGAGGCCCGGCGGCCCTGCCGTGGCCGACTCCGGCTGCTGTGGCGGCCCGGCTCCCGCGGCGGTCGATGCCTGCTGCGCGGATGATGCCCGGGCGAAAGCTTCCGGCGAAGCTGGTTGCGGCTGTGGAGGCACGCCGGTTCGCAGTGCCGCTCATGAGGTGGCCGAGGTCTGA
- a CDS encoding SelT/SelW/SelH family protein translates to MTDVKPPRIAITYCTQCNWLLRSAWMAQELLHTFGPDLGEVALRPGSGGSFQIHYDDTLIWDRVADDGFPDVKALKQRVRDRLDPSRDLGHLDRAAQ, encoded by the coding sequence ATGACCGACGTGAAACCGCCCCGCATCGCCATCACCTATTGCACGCAGTGCAACTGGCTGCTGCGCTCGGCCTGGATGGCGCAGGAGCTGCTTCACACCTTCGGCCCTGATCTCGGCGAGGTCGCCTTGCGACCGGGCTCAGGCGGCAGCTTCCAGATCCATTACGACGACACGCTGATCTGGGACCGCGTCGCCGATGACGGCTTTCCCGACGTCAAGGCGCTGAAGCAGCGCGTCCGCGACCGGCTCGACCCCAGCCGCGACCTCGGCCATCTCGACCGGGCGGCGCAGTAA
- a CDS encoding alpha-D-ribose 1-methylphosphonate 5-triphosphate diphosphatase, which yields MSIVITGGRALLEELVEADIVVAGGRIAEPGAPAPAGALRLDASGLLVLPGLVDCHGDAFERHIMPRPGVSFDIDLALRDADRAMLASGITTAFHGVTWSWEPGLRGADNARSLIEAMARLAPELGADTRFHLRHETFNLDAEAEILDWIAKGKVGVLAFNDHTEGLLKEGVRASKVAKMVERTGLSSADFMRLAEAVYSRRNEVAGSVSRLAQAALEAGVPTLSHDDMTPQMRAWYRSLGVRVAEFPIDVATAREAAAHGEAIVFGAPNVVRGGSHLGCPGAEDMVRQGLCTILASDYYYPALALAPFILARKGAAVFTEAWKLVSQAPAQALGLHDRGVIAPGKRADLILVAEGPQPRVVATIAGGRLVHLADQSVLA from the coding sequence ATGTCGATCGTGATCACGGGTGGCAGGGCGCTGCTGGAGGAGCTGGTCGAGGCCGATATCGTCGTCGCGGGCGGCAGGATCGCGGAGCCGGGCGCGCCTGCTCCTGCCGGTGCTTTACGGCTCGATGCCTCCGGCCTGCTCGTGCTGCCGGGGCTCGTCGATTGCCACGGTGACGCTTTCGAGCGCCACATCATGCCGCGTCCCGGCGTGTCCTTCGACATCGATCTTGCCTTGCGCGATGCTGATCGCGCCATGCTGGCGAGCGGCATCACGACAGCCTTCCATGGCGTAACCTGGTCCTGGGAGCCGGGCCTGCGCGGTGCCGACAATGCGCGCTCGCTGATCGAGGCGATGGCGCGTCTTGCGCCCGAGCTTGGCGCGGATACGCGCTTCCATCTGCGCCACGAGACCTTCAATCTCGACGCCGAGGCCGAGATTCTCGACTGGATCGCCAAGGGCAAGGTCGGCGTGCTCGCCTTCAACGACCATACCGAAGGCCTGCTGAAGGAGGGCGTCCGCGCGTCCAAGGTCGCCAAGATGGTCGAACGTACCGGGCTGTCTTCGGCCGATTTCATGAGGCTGGCGGAGGCGGTCTATTCCCGCCGCAACGAGGTCGCGGGCTCGGTCTCGCGGCTGGCGCAGGCGGCGCTCGAGGCTGGCGTGCCGACCTTGTCGCACGACGACATGACGCCGCAGATGCGGGCCTGGTATCGCTCGCTCGGCGTGCGCGTCGCGGAATTCCCGATCGATGTGGCAACGGCGCGCGAGGCTGCCGCCCATGGCGAGGCGATCGTCTTCGGCGCGCCCAATGTCGTGCGCGGCGGCTCGCATCTCGGCTGCCCCGGGGCCGAGGACATGGTGCGCCAGGGGCTCTGCACGATCCTGGCCTCGGACTATTATTACCCGGCGCTGGCGCTGGCGCCGTTCATTCTGGCGCGCAAGGGGGCGGCGGTGTTCACGGAAGCCTGGAAGCTGGTCTCGCAAGCGCCGGCGCAGGCGCTGGGGCTGCATGATCGCGGCGTGATCGCGCCCGGCAAACGCGCCGATCTTATCCTGGTCGCGGAGGGGCCGCAGCCGCGCGTTGTCGCGACGATCGCCGGCGGCAGGCTCGTCCATCTCGCGGATCAGAGCGTGCTGGCATAG
- a CDS encoding ArsR/SmtB family transcription factor: MNTQDAAARLEALGNPTRLSLFRLLVRAGHDGLSVGQCQQRLEIAASTLSHHLKTLIIVGLVSQERDGTTLICRANFDLMNALLQFLVAECCVESRCGPNEQDAA; this comes from the coding sequence ATGAACACGCAAGACGCCGCCGCCAGACTCGAGGCCCTGGGCAATCCGACCCGGCTCTCGCTCTTCCGCCTGCTGGTCCGCGCCGGCCATGACGGGCTCTCAGTCGGCCAGTGCCAGCAACGGCTCGAGATCGCGGCATCGACCCTGTCGCATCACCTCAAGACGCTGATCATCGTGGGACTCGTCAGCCAAGAGCGCGACGGCACCACGCTGATCTGCCGGGCCAATTTCGACCTGATGAACGCGTTGCTGCAGTTCCTCGTGGCCGAGTGCTGCGTCGAGAGCCGCTGTGGCCCAAACGAGCAGGACGCGGCCTGA
- a CDS encoding MFS transporter, with the protein MLGSLLPSPAPSGGRELSLILALGITQVVGYGCLYYAFAVLAPGVTASFGWAPEWTYGGFAAGLLAGGLIAPLVGRLIDQHGTRMIMSLGSALAGLSLLALAEARGPVGYFAAMIALEVVSTMVLYDAAFTALTQAKGGGARRAISQLTLIGGFASTLFWPLTTALLNGLDWREIYRLYAVLQFVLCAPLHLFLLPGRPHRPPVVTPIATAVTAPQDGYLEGAARRRAFMLLALAFSLQGFVVSAMSVHMLTMLQGLGLSAGLAVGIGAMVGPSQVAGRLAEMLFGTTLDPVTTAWVSAALMPFGFLTLMIGNTTATLAGLFAIAYGVSMGLSSIVRGTVPLQLFGPAGYGAMLGKLSAPGLAVKAAAPLAFAILIERAGLMPSSLLLIALSALAAVALFLLARKVG; encoded by the coding sequence ATGCTGGGCTCGTTGCTGCCGTCACCCGCTCCGTCCGGAGGGAGAGAGCTGTCCCTCATCCTCGCCCTCGGCATTACCCAGGTCGTCGGCTATGGCTGCCTGTACTATGCCTTCGCCGTGCTCGCGCCGGGCGTGACGGCGAGCTTCGGCTGGGCTCCGGAATGGACCTATGGCGGCTTTGCTGCCGGCTTGCTGGCCGGCGGGCTGATCGCGCCGCTCGTGGGTCGTCTGATCGACCAGCATGGCACCCGCATGATCATGAGCCTGGGTTCGGCCCTGGCCGGTCTTTCGCTGCTGGCGCTGGCGGAGGCACGCGGGCCGGTTGGCTATTTCGCCGCCATGATCGCGCTCGAGGTCGTCTCGACCATGGTGCTGTACGACGCCGCCTTCACCGCCCTGACGCAGGCCAAGGGCGGTGGCGCGCGGCGCGCCATCAGCCAGCTCACCTTGATCGGTGGCTTTGCCTCGACCCTGTTCTGGCCGCTGACGACGGCCCTGCTGAACGGGCTCGACTGGCGCGAGATCTACCGGCTCTATGCCGTGCTGCAGTTCGTGCTCTGCGCGCCCCTGCATCTGTTCCTGCTGCCCGGGCGCCCGCATCGCCCGCCGGTTGTGACGCCCATAGCCACTGCGGTGACGGCGCCGCAGGATGGCTATCTCGAAGGCGCGGCGCGGCGACGCGCTTTCATGCTGCTTGCGCTGGCCTTCTCGCTGCAGGGCTTCGTCGTCTCGGCCATGTCGGTGCATATGCTGACGATGCTGCAGGGGCTGGGCCTGAGCGCCGGGCTCGCTGTCGGCATCGGCGCCATGGTCGGCCCTTCGCAGGTCGCGGGACGCCTGGCCGAGATGCTCTTCGGCACCACGCTCGACCCTGTCACCACGGCCTGGGTTTCGGCTGCGCTGATGCCGTTCGGCTTCCTCACGCTTATGATCGGCAATACGACTGCGACGCTCGCCGGGCTCTTCGCCATCGCTTATGGCGTCAGCATGGGCCTGAGCTCGATCGTACGTGGAACCGTGCCGTTGCAGCTCTTCGGCCCGGCCGGATATGGCGCGATGCTGGGTAAGCTTTCAGCACCGGGGCTCGCGGTGAAAGCCGCCGCTCCGCTGGCCTTCGCCATCCTGATCGAGCGGGCGGGGTTGATGCCGAGCAGCTTGCTTCTCATCGCCTTGTCGGCGCTTGCCGCCGTTGCGCTCTTCCTGCTGGCGCGCAAGGTGGGCTGA